Genomic window (Alligator mississippiensis isolate rAllMis1 chromosome 4, rAllMis1, whole genome shotgun sequence):
ACTGTAACAAAGGCACTGAGGAGTTAAATTCAACTACAGTTCAGTTTTCAACCAGCTGTTTCTACAACTTACTCGCAATGCACAATGGCTTTCTGTTTGCTTCCTGTTGCAAATGTTTTTGCTCTGTTTCGGGCAACTAAAAGGCATCAGGTTGAAAGACTTGGAGAACAGAGCAAGACAAAGCAGATACAGCCTGGAGTATCAACAGAGCAAGCCatttctccctctgcccacatgcCACACTGCTTTTCTACAGTCTTGGTTCAGTCTTCACCAGACAATTTTGTCATGTAGCTCTTAGGATTAGCCCTCTTGTCTGCCTAGAGGAGAGGTCTGGAAGTGAGAATATCACTTCCAACATCAAATGGAAAAGACTTTGCCAGACTGGCAGTGATTGGCTTATAAGGGAGCAATGGCAagagaatttcatagatttcataggcattagggttagaagggaagggacctcgcaagatcattgggtgcAGTCCCCCcgcccagggggcaggaagtctgctgggatcaaatgatctcaTCAAGATAATTATCCAAATGTgccttaaaggtgtccagagtaggtgcttgcaccatttctggagggagtctgttccagactttgggaactcagacagtaaagaagtttttccttatgtccagtttaaAATGGTCTTCCCAGAGTTTGAGACCCTTAGACCTTATCTTCCCTTTGGGTGCCCTGGATCTCAGTGGGAAAGTCTGGAGCCTGATTTGAATTGTGTACCTCTGGCTCTTGTATGAATTCATCTGTTCTCTGGCTGCAACTGCTTCATTTCTCCTGAGGCAGGAGCATATCATCTCGCTCCCCTCTCCAGCTACAACTATCTTATGCTACATTATTCTTTGTTAGCTGTATCACTCCATGCTCTACACCTCTATAGTTTTGAAACCTCTTCCTTCTGTTCCCCAAACTCCTAAATAACTCCTAATCTGGACCAGAAGTAGCTAAACCCCCATGGATCCACGGTCCTCTATGTTTTCCGGTCTCTTTGCTCAAGGTACTGCTTTGAGTCTTGGTTATTGCAGCAGCCAAGGCAGTTCTCCAACTGTTTCTTTCTTAATAGAAGCCCTTATGTTGATGTCTGAGCATCCCAGCAGAACCATAAGCAGTGACAGGCAGTTTAAATTAAAGGACATTTTGATCTTAATAACTGGCTTCACTTTTGTGAAATAAAAGCTTCAGGAAAGAAGAGGGAATGAAGTGGACATCTCAATGGCTGGGGGTGTTCCTCCCGACTGTAACAAGAAAAGAAACATGAGCAATTTAACCCCTTTCCAGAATGACAAGCCCTTTGCATTAACACAAAAATCAACTCTCCTCTTTGTAGTCCTGCTAGCAAATATGGGCAAGATTCTACTCCTCCTGTTAGGTGCAGAAGTGGACTTAGTGCccaagtgtgatcctattctatCCTGTTCAAccccctgaaaaacagttaatgcaaaagatggGTAGCTCCTCCTTCTCACTGCTTTTCTGTGAGTCTGACTTAATGGTCTGATGGCAGTAGGTTACAAAGGTAGATGCATAAATAGATTTTTCAGGggcttgaacagggtggaatagaatcatactGAGGTGACCAAGTCTACTTGGATGCCTAACtgatggaatagaatctggcgcAGTATCTGTATATAGACAGGATTTAAGGAGTTCCATGAACTTGGCCACCCCAGAGCTTGATCCTTAAACTACTCCTTATAAATGGAGTGCTACAGGTGGAATGAATTGACACTTGTGTTCAGAATTCACAAGCAGTGCTCTGTTTTTCAGCAGGACTTTCGGTAGTGTCAGGTTTTTCCTCACCAACCTGAACAAGAATCTAATTAGAGACACGGGCAAATATTTTCCAGTGTGACTAGTGACTCTGGGTTTCTTGCTGGTTGAGTGCTTGAGATGCCCCCGTGCTGGCTGGTGTGCTTGCAAAAATACAACCATAGCCATACCCATTCTCCTCCATGTTCTGTTCCTCCCCAACTATTTGTTCATGACTCAAGGGCCATGTACAGCAAAGATGCTAGTAAACTTATTAGAGCAGTGTAATGAGTCTTTATTTCCCTGGGACACTACATTAGGGCTAGTTAAAATCTACTTTATTAGAGACTTTGTAAAAATCATCTTACAATAATCATAACAACAATCATAATAACATTTACCACTATtatcaatataaaataaaatcactgtctccataattttttaaaacacaaaagtTTGTCATCGCTGGCCTTCTAAAATGTGAAACTGGCAATTGACAGACTGTGCAACTAACTACATTGTTTTCATTGTCCAAGTTGACCGAAGGACAAAAAAGCCAATTAAAGGGCACAAACCAGAAAAAGTTAGAGATAAAAAGTCCTGTTAGATCAGCCAGGCAACTCCCTTGTGTAATTCCGTGGACACTAGATAGCATCCCTTTCTCTCATAACTTTATTAGCAAGCAAGAATTTGTGTTTTAGAGAGCTAgtccaaaggaaaaaacaaacaaacaaacaaaaaaaaaaaaacagtggataTTTTCCCCAACAGAAGATGATGATCTGATTAAATCAGAACATTTTTCAGGAATTTTTgcatcagttttatttttttttaaattgaaacgTTTCATTCCgataaaatcaaaatgttttactCTGATAAAGCTGAAGTGCTTCTTTTAAACTTGTTTCAACTACTGTTATCTTATGCCACACTGCCCTGTATTATAAAAATGAACCTTATTGGAATGAATATTTCAATCAGGGATTTTTGTTATTTCTAAAATTGTTTTTGCAGAATTTGTTTAATGGGAAATTTCAGAATGTCAGGGATTAAAGTTCAAgattaaagaaaataatgaaagatGGAGTTTCATGTAGGATAGAAATTCCAAGTTTTGACCAGGTCTAATTTTCAATGCTGCTTTATCATCTGGAAGGGGTGCTTCAAGAGACTCAAGCACAGGGGTCTTGCCCTTCAATTGGGAGACTCTTCCACAATTCAGTAGCTCTTTACATCGTATATCTTACCtctgctttcttttgttttttagaaGCCAGACAAAGAAGTCCTTAGCTTGCTGGGAGCCCAGCTCCAAGCCATAGCTGTTTATTTGGGGTTCAGCTTCCCTCTTGTAGGGATCAATAGCGTTACTGAAAAGGCAAAATTCAGAGGAAGTGACCATAGGACTCCACTAGGGGGGGCTAAAATGCTTCTCTTTCCTAAGATCTGACTCCCTTCCACTACATCCCCCATGCCATCTACCAGCAGTACTACAACCTCACATAAGAAGCCTTGGGTACTGACAGCGAGATTCTTGCTGTCTGGCCATTGGATAGAGACACTTCCTGGCATTCACAAAATAAGCCCATGGATCATCACCGCTGTCTATCCCAGCCTCTACATCACCTACAGGTTTCAGTAGCCTCAAGCTTGGTTAATAGAAGCATGAAAAAGTCTACACACTCACTCATTTTTCATCTCTCTCCTAGCCAGCAACCATTCCACAAAGTTCTTCTTGATCATGTTGTCTATGGTGCGGCTATAATCACTAGCCAGAATGGCCTCAGAATAACGTCTCTGCAAAACTCTGCTGCTGGGACTCTTCGTGTTTCCACTGGGAAAAAGAAGGGAGATGGAGTTAGCCATGGACAGACAAGAGAGAGAATGTTTCAAAGGCTCTTGCTTGTGATTTGAGGTGGCTGCCCAATTTGGTCACTGTCATTAGAGATATTTCATGATCCAGTTCAATAACCTGATAGGCACAAGGTGCTTAGTGGCTGCCCTAGtccttctttccttccatctCACCAGGATACAGTAACTCTTACTAACTTATATGGGATTCATACATACTGGACGAGAGGAGGCAGTATCACAATCTTAAAGAGGTCAGGAGCTACATACATTATACTCGCCCACTTTATGTAACTGCTCTATAGTTTCAAAGTGTCAGATTGTTGAATTCCTATTAGCTTCTCAGCCAGAGGAAGGAAATCTCCATTTTGTTCCTGACCAGCCTCCGTTCTCTTCCTGGTTCACTTGCAGCTCATATCCCCCAGACCAGTGCAATGAGATTTGTAGTGAGGTCTCGATACTTGGCTACCATCTCTAGTCTGGCATTCCTCCTTACAGCTGATATTTACAAGCTCTCATTGACACACTTATCTCAGGTGCATTGGAAGACTATGAATCTGACGTGGAAGTGATATGCCCAGAGAAGTCAATGAAACTCTCCTTGAtctcagggaggagctggaacAGTGTACTGAAAACACTTACCTGGTGCGGTTCTCCGCTGTCAGAACAAGGCTCAGAGaggcaaggaggagggggagaactTTCAAGGCCAGCATTTTCCTGACTTGTTTTCTCTAATCAAAGACAGAAAGCAACACAGAAGGCTAATTCTTTTCATGCACAGCAGGAAGGAAGTAGCATAACAGGAATAGTGGGCCAAAAGGTGAAGTGGGCTTGTACACATGTACTTATGTGACTGTCACACAAGTAGCCATGTCCCTGCTTAGAATGGCTTTTCCCCTTTTGAGGTATGGTGTGATCCCTACCACCTTTGCTTCCAGGATTTTTGCTTGTAATGCTGATTCCCTCCCTAGGGCTGACAGTAATACATTTTGTACTTCTTTCACTCACAAGATGACCATCTTACTCACTGGAGAGTGCAAATCCCTGGAGGCACAGACTTTCTGCAGATTAGCAAAAGGGTTCTGTAcacataggcagattaatgcatgagccaaacaggcccaggcccagggtccCATGCTTGGTGCAGATGAAACCAGTGACCACAAAGGGCGGCAGGCCATGGCTACCAGGTGCTGTTTGCTGGGTGCCACTTCAGCCAGACTGAGCTACTGAAGTGCGAGGGGCCACCCCTGGAGCTCAGTCTGTGCTACATGTGCCTGGCGGGGAGCAGCTCCTCACCCCAGTtcagctggaggggcagggtgagggttggggggcCCAGGGCTCCAACGAATCTTAATCCATCCCTGTCTGTACACCTTCAACACTTTAGGGACTGATCCATGTCTCAGTGAAACAGTGGGAGTATTTCTGTTGCCTTCAATAACTCCAGATCAGGCACTTATAATGGTATCTTGACCAGGCCAGCCCAAGGGTAATTGGTACCTTAGGCAAACTGTGTACCTCAGcttccccaccacttccaatatgTCTTTTAGGATGATGTTGCCAGCAGTATGCTCTTGTCATAAGACCACTTGAGCACTGAAAAGGTAGGAGTCATGAGGGGAATATGAGAGAGCTGTGAGGTGCACTTAAAGCCATGTCCAATCCCTTGATGTAGCTGTATGAAGGTCACCGGGAGCTGTAGTTGTGATGGTGGATGATTCTAGTGATCTTTCTTCAGAGATCTTTTCAGAAGTCCTTCTCCCCTTACTAAACCAAAGGTCTTAGTCCAAGGTGCAGCCGTAACCAGCCAGGTCTGTTATTTAAAATGATgctcctgttattttgttctgcatataaatTTGGCACCCTCCAAATTTTGGCACCCTAGGTGACCACCTAATTCGCCTAATGGTTGGACTGGTCCTGTATCTCGATATCCACATAACACTTCTGTAGGGATTAAGAACCTGACCTGATTTCTGTTTAAGTCAATGGAATGTTTTTATTGAGTGTGATCAGACCTTAAATAAGGACATGAGCCAAACTTCACTGAAGTTAGTGGAGAAACTTCATTACTGAGCCTCCAGCAGATTATTCCATTAATGGTATCCAGCTCTGGATCCTTCCCCAAGATGTTTTCACCTTAGATTGCTTTTTAGGTCATGTGACCTTGTCCCTATTCGAATTCACTACCCCTCGCACACTGGACCCCTTTGAATGACTCACTCAGCTCTGCAAACACTTTTCAAGAACATTCTTGCTTATTCACTATACAGACAACCAAACACATTCCAAAATAGATTTGGTTGTCCAATATTTCActctctttttaaatatttttagaatatttGCAATGTTGAGTTTTAATATTAACAGCCACAGTAGTAAGAAAGACAAAATAAATATCAGGATGGAACAGGTATGTCAGGATTTAGTTGCTCAGTCCTGCAATCATTTATGCATGGGCATATCTTTACTCCATAAGTATAATGACTTACTATTCTTATATTTTCACAAGACTAGAGGCTTCACTGTGGTTTACAAAAATTGTGGAAATCAAAGATGCTTTTTAGATGTTTTTGTAATTCACACAGTGTTCACTTCTAGGAAATcaggacatttaaaaatatttcttgcagTCCTTTTAGTAAGAAATACATTTGATGTAAGACCTCTGCATTTATCACCATCAACTTAGCAGCGTTTAAATCAAAGGTGTTGTGCTCACTGAAGATGGACAACCACCCTAAAAAGTTTGCATCCAAAACAGTAAGGCACATAAGGATGTGCTAGCTACAGAAGCAAATGGCAGTAAACTCTTAAAGCTTTTtgaattagagagagagagaaaaaaagagagagtttaAGTAACAGTGACTATTCCCTCTTTCATACAATTTGATTGCACATATTGGGATGATAATGGATTTGAAAATAGTTAAATTGGTGGAAGAAAATTTGTGTACCTGAAAGGAATCTTTTGTCTAGAGAAAATAGAAATAGAATTTTAGaattgatggggggggggaacatgtTAAAGTATTCTTAGATGATGCTGAATTTactcaaaaaaggagaaaaagttcTAAGCTTAAGAGGCATTATGAAAATAAGCATTGATGTTaacataattattttaacaatATGGCAAGATTGGTCCTTTCCATCTTGGGTCTTAAGTCACTGGAGGATCTCAGGCTCTGAATCTGAAAGCTTCCAATGCTACCATACATTGCACAGGGCATGAACAGgactccaccatccccatccagCATACCATTTGCCAGACTATCTTCCCAGCTGTATTCCTATAGCTAAGCCTTCCCATATGGGTAGGTGGTGGCCCTCCAAGGAGGACCAGTGGACTATGTGCCATTTAGACCAGACCCATTGACCTGTGTGACTTAGTGAACACCTTCCTTCTCAACTCTCTCTGGTAGAGCAATTTGGACCTGTTACATCGTCATTTTGGGCAGCTTCTGAGTTCTTAGCCCTTATATGCACATTGACACCTTAAAGTGGCTTAAAccacttgttatgcagctcaaagttatgccactccagggcaagatTAGCTCTGATCTgcacaacccagctcctgttccattaacatGTGGCTACTCCACACTGATGTGCCATTCAAGTTGAAGTTCTCCAGTATCTCAGGATGCAGTGGTctgtcccccaccctcctgttttgtggacaaactttccatcccCAGAACTCCTACAGCTCCTACTCCTGCCCCTGGTCACCAGgcctccagtggcaagtcacagctgtgcaggtgggggacaatcagagaaggtttctagaccaaaggtgtgactgcttcaaactccaagctagcactaaatTGATCAATATTTGTGTGGCTCATAGCATAAGGTATAATATAGCCCTTAAATGCCATGGCCAAAGTCACATAGGACTGCTCTGGTGACATACAGAAGCCATAAATAGCATATAAAGGAATGACAGAGAATTCCCCCACAACACTGGCCCTCCATAATTGCCCTCAGTTGCAAGCCTTCTGGAGGTACACTAAGGGAAGAAACTTATCATTGGAAGAGGTAAGGCCATGATGCATTCTAGCTGTTACCACAAACTAtaggcagcactggggagactCATAATTTACACACCCCTCCTCCCAGGCTGCCTCATTACACATGAGCATGTTTTGGCCCCCTAAACAGTTAAAAACTGGGAGGACACACAAGATGATAGTCTCCCAGGCTTCACcgtcccctccttccccaccagtcCCTTTGACTGTCTCTTCTGTGCTGAACTGCTTGAAGGTGTAGAATCCAACCCCAGATTTCTTGAGTGACAGCTCCTAGCCTGAATCAATGGTATGTTCCCTTTTCAGAATTGTAAGGACCTAACTGAATTTTTCTAGTTCAGTCAGAGCAATTttagcattgcttctgctgtgacAAGCAACGTGCTCATACCTCTTCACCCATATCAAGAGTTAACCATGGGTACAACCTCCTTTTTACAACTCCTTCCACCTGCAGTACTCACACTACCTTCCCTGCCTCCACACTATTAATTTAGGGAagcatttcaaagaaaaaaagagaacaagcGAGAAAGAGGGAGATTGGAATTGTACTTCTTACCTTGCTGACCCTCTGATTTCCGTAGATCCTGGTGTCAAATCAAGGCTCTTCAGACTCTTTATATTCCACAGGTGCAATGGACCAACCCTATTTCCATGAAATAAGCAGGAAATTAGTCACCTAATCAGAGTAAATCAAAGCCACTTAGATCAGCTCCATTAGGTCCACTGACCTACTGAGCAGGAAAATAACCTTTTAACGGGTGTTTACATTAATGGCAATTAAGCACTGTAATATCACAATGTTAAGAATTAACTCACATTAGGGCTATAATATGCATGGCATAAACTATGTGATCTTAAATTCTGCATGGTACCACCTTTCACCTGCCAGGactgagaaactgaggcaaatGCAAATGGTAGCTGGTGATGATTCTACAGAGAGTGAGTCTGATTCTCCTCTCTTTTCCACTGGGGTAAAGTAGGAGTCATTTCACTAAAGCCAATTGTGAGTGCCTACGGCCCCCTCCAAATGTTAATTAAATACCATAATTAGGATCTGAAAAATTTTAACTCCCCAAAAATATCATATCCATGGCAGAATGAATGATTGTTTGACTCTGTAATCACATGTCTGTCAGAGCATGCAGCTGGCTGCACCCTTACACCCGAGTAGAGGGAGCTGGggattggagacctcctggataCCCAGTTGCCCGTGCCCAACAGGTGCAGGCCATTGCATGTGAGCTGGTAAAAGTTTGTGGTGCCTTTAATGGGAGATCCTTAATCCACAGTACATTTGCAGCTGCCTGCACATGTGCCAAGGTACAGATAGCTGTGGATTGGGAAGTTCCCCAAGTCCCAGAAGCTATAGCCGTTTGAAGGTCTGCAGCATGGGTGGCTGTGAATTTGGGAGCTCATTGACACAGAGCTGCCTACACCTTGCATCTTGAAATGGCACATGTACAACCTGTGGCAAGTAGGCTGTGGATTGGGGAGCTCATTGATCCACAACTTGCATGCAGCTGGCATCATGAATGCCCATGACAGCTTGGCACCACAGGTATCTAGGAAGGGTGGAGCTAGGAAGGCACCAGCATGCATGCTGACAGCTTTATGCACACCAGGCTGTGGACAGCTGGGGAATCGAGGATGCCCCTGTGTATGAAGAACCAATCGACTCCCCTGCATGGGGACCTTTAAAGCTCCACAtcattggcgacatgtaggggttGCATGTGCACTTCCTGaacttggcagtgcaccccctgcaaaaagtgctgctgatgctgccagtggcgCCTGCAGAAGGTCGCcactcaccacctcccccccaccaacaacAGCACCGGTagcatctgtgggcggtccctggttgccactggctgccactgctgccaatggcatctgcaggtggtcactgaccatggtcagtgctcaccactgcccccttccccctaccaccccactgccaacaccaccatggctgcttatgagagctccccactcactgccaacACGCCCCCGCTACTgacactgccaccgctgcctgtgggcagtcactattcccccccagcctctgggggcacacagcattcatgctCCACAGTACAGCCCAACATTAGTCTGCACAGCATAGTTTTAAATATCTCTGAGCAGGGGGAACTATCTTGGCCTTCCCCTGTACCAACAAGATTAAACTCCACCATGCACCCAGCA
Coding sequences:
- the LOC102577422 gene encoding pro-glucagon, whose protein sequence is MLALKVLPLLLASLSLVLTAENRTSGNTKSPSSRVLQRRYSEAILASDYSRTIDNMIKKNFVEWLLARREMKNDNAIDPYKREAEPQINSYGLELGSQQAKDFFVWLLKNKRKQSFAFPEDSDVPKDALSQELLAWLISADLLRPRTQ